In Phaeobacter gallaeciensis DSM 26640, a genomic segment contains:
- the gcvH gene encoding glycine cleavage system protein GcvH — protein sequence MKFTEEHEWLLPEGDDLITVGITSHAAEQLGDVVFVELPEVGTEVSKDDEIVVIESVKAASDILAPLDGEIVEVNEALADNPGKINEDPQGDAWFFKIKPSDLSPMDDYMDEAGYKDFIG from the coding sequence ATGAAATTTACCGAAGAACACGAATGGCTGCTGCCGGAAGGCGACGATCTGATCACAGTGGGCATCACCAGCCACGCAGCCGAGCAGCTGGGTGATGTCGTGTTTGTGGAACTGCCCGAGGTCGGCACCGAAGTGTCCAAGGATGATGAGATCGTCGTGATCGAATCTGTCAAAGCCGCCTCCGATATTCTGGCGCCGCTGGACGGTGAGATCGTCGAGGTGAATGAGGCGCTGGCCGACAACCCCGGCAAGATCAACGAGGACCCGCAGGGCGATGCCTGGTTCTTCAAGATCAAACCCTCCGATCTGTCCCCGATGGACGATTACATGGATGAAGCCGGTTACAAGGACTTCATCGGTTGA